In Reichenbachiella agarivorans, one genomic interval encodes:
- a CDS encoding DEAD/DEAH box helicase: MTFDQIQEKLDKVEKDTTLQNLIAQANARYILYNTSESIDNFPNYTIKDEKLNLLAFHYLNLGCRFIENEHLKEGVFPLEKGASILENVHGSPEVKTKLGNYYGLISALSYYVCFQYSKAFILIKKIENDTVISKIVSFFLGRNYHQLLETINNMMVDDIYLDENLSKNDDELESSKNIYEITIARSLNNFIKYFYTGDKHLLELAKSNLQSLKEIAEIKNEPDIWWVIRLLIIITDGISQASLWNSLEAHFDTSIGLPRNYIQSLTYKKYGGIYELFITQRNSLPKVLNAENTGCVVSIPTSSGKTRIAEIAILDCITKNEGSKVLYIAPFRSLAYEIENSLDEIFHSIGISVSHLYGGSLFSKLDEKVIDESDVIIATPEKAKAMLRGNNEILNQIKLVVIDEGHLLGANKRLIVNEIFYEELRYFIKQNDGSFLILSAVLPNAEDLALWLTNSSENVFKENWRPSDERLGVLQWNGDSVDLNWRSTDTERNSFNPKFILSKEQPLIGRQTRIRHFPETKNQAIASTSYKLRTFGPVLIFVGLKASVFVMAREYDKCLIEEDDFIFKNQNDWRAFELACIESYGEDSEWLYFARKGILCHNGDLLSDVRLPLERLMNKEKPRVIIATSTLGQGVNLGISTVIFSTLYQAGDPITSRDFWNIAGRAGRAFVDHEGKILVALDTVGKTSRKITRERNLIFDYFDKEKIDKAQSGCLKLIKVFKSLADSNGISFEQLLELIADNNISAIHEDSEDIDNILDWIDDGLLSLHNINSTDNNFDWTDDYFRNSLAYIQAEQSEEITGKEVIQFLKARTKGIITKVGDDREKWNSIIKSGIPLNSDLQIEDKLDLLIKIIQEHLSNEINIDTKIKLLKDIENEINDINVLSDEFIESANQDEIRERWLKAIPLSEIAPLDQATSIVTKYYSYSLPWVLNGISKKLKNKELVEEAETIEELSILVELGLPNLVSVKIYQSGIRSRSSANEISGLYDDELWDKSIKFYKNDLIRNIEEYQALLSPDAHQWLVLLSKFSKRETTILKPISNFTFGDNHKLTNRLAAKKINGKQYLISPDFKVIEEISEADIDFSSVNDVIGVYFDYDEDDEVWKMINLNPYLTFKK; encoded by the coding sequence ATGACGTTTGACCAAATTCAAGAAAAATTAGATAAAGTTGAAAAAGATACAACACTTCAAAATCTAATTGCTCAAGCAAATGCTAGATATATTCTTTACAATACATCTGAAAGTATTGATAACTTTCCAAACTATACAATTAAGGATGAGAAGCTAAATCTATTAGCATTTCACTATCTAAATCTAGGATGTAGATTTATTGAAAACGAGCATTTAAAAGAAGGTGTTTTTCCTTTGGAAAAAGGAGCTTCAATATTAGAAAATGTTCACGGGTCACCAGAAGTAAAAACCAAATTGGGTAATTACTATGGTCTTATTTCTGCTCTATCTTACTACGTCTGTTTTCAATATTCAAAAGCATTTATTCTTATAAAGAAGATTGAAAATGATACCGTTATTTCAAAAATAGTTTCTTTTTTTCTAGGTCGAAATTACCATCAGCTCCTAGAAACAATAAATAATATGATGGTAGATGACATTTATTTAGATGAAAATCTATCTAAAAATGATGATGAATTAGAATCCAGTAAAAACATCTATGAAATCACTATTGCAAGATCCTTAAACAATTTTATCAAATACTTCTATACTGGAGATAAACATCTTTTAGAATTAGCTAAATCTAATCTTCAAAGTTTAAAAGAGATAGCTGAAATCAAAAATGAACCTGATATTTGGTGGGTTATCAGATTGTTAATAATAATAACAGATGGTATTTCACAAGCTTCTTTATGGAATTCACTTGAAGCACATTTTGATACTAGTATTGGACTTCCACGTAATTATATTCAATCATTAACATATAAAAAGTATGGAGGAATTTATGAATTATTCATAACTCAGCGGAATTCATTGCCTAAAGTACTAAATGCAGAAAATACAGGGTGTGTTGTAAGTATTCCCACAAGTAGCGGAAAAACAAGAATTGCAGAAATTGCAATATTGGACTGTATTACAAAAAACGAAGGAAGTAAAGTATTATATATCGCTCCATTTAGATCGTTGGCTTATGAAATTGAAAACTCACTGGACGAAATATTTCATAGTATCGGGATTTCAGTATCACATCTTTATGGTGGAAGCTTGTTTAGTAAACTTGACGAGAAAGTAATAGATGAATCTGATGTAATCATAGCAACACCTGAAAAAGCAAAAGCAATGCTACGGGGAAATAATGAAATCCTAAATCAAATAAAACTTGTTGTTATAGATGAAGGTCATCTACTTGGGGCTAATAAACGACTAATTGTAAATGAAATATTTTACGAAGAATTAAGATACTTTATAAAGCAGAATGATGGTAGCTTTTTGATTCTATCAGCAGTTCTTCCTAATGCAGAAGATTTAGCCCTATGGCTCACTAACTCGAGCGAAAACGTATTTAAAGAAAATTGGAGACCATCAGATGAAAGACTTGGTGTTCTTCAGTGGAATGGTGATTCTGTCGACTTAAATTGGAGAAGTACTGATACAGAAAGAAATTCTTTTAATCCAAAGTTTATTCTTAGTAAAGAACAACCACTAATAGGAAGGCAAACGAGAATACGACATTTTCCTGAGACTAAAAATCAAGCAATAGCTAGTACATCCTATAAACTAAGAACCTTCGGACCTGTCTTAATCTTTGTAGGCTTGAAAGCTTCAGTTTTTGTAATGGCAAGAGAGTATGATAAATGTCTTATTGAGGAAGATGATTTTATATTCAAAAATCAAAATGATTGGAGAGCATTTGAATTAGCCTGTATTGAGTCTTATGGAGAGGACTCTGAATGGTTGTATTTTGCTAGAAAAGGGATTTTATGTCATAATGGAGATCTTTTGTCTGATGTTAGACTGCCACTAGAGAGACTAATGAATAAAGAAAAACCTAGAGTTATAATTGCGACATCCACTTTGGGCCAAGGCGTTAATTTAGGAATTTCAACTGTGATTTTTTCAACTTTATATCAAGCTGGCGATCCCATTACCTCAAGAGATTTTTGGAACATTGCAGGAAGAGCAGGCAGAGCATTTGTAGACCACGAAGGAAAAATTTTAGTAGCACTAGATACAGTAGGTAAAACAAGTAGAAAAATTACACGAGAACGAAACCTAATATTTGACTACTTCGATAAAGAAAAAATTGATAAAGCTCAAAGCGGTTGTTTGAAACTAATTAAAGTTTTCAAGTCCCTAGCTGATTCTAATGGTATATCATTCGAGCAATTATTGGAATTAATAGCTGATAATAATATATCTGCAATACACGAGGACTCAGAAGATATTGATAACATACTTGATTGGATTGATGATGGATTACTATCATTACACAACATAAATAGTACAGATAATAACTTCGACTGGACTGATGACTATTTTAGAAATTCACTAGCTTATATTCAAGCTGAACAATCTGAGGAAATTACAGGAAAAGAAGTAATTCAATTTTTAAAAGCTAGAACAAAGGGAATAATAACCAAAGTAGGTGACGACAGAGAAAAATGGAATTCAATAATCAAATCTGGAATACCACTAAATAGCGACTTGCAAATTGAGGACAAATTAGACTTGCTAATAAAGATTATTCAAGAACATTTATCAAATGAAATAAACATTGATACAAAAATCAAGCTACTAAAAGACATTGAAAACGAAATCAATGATATCAATGTTTTGTCTGATGAATTTATTGAAAGTGCAAACCAAGATGAAATAAGAGAAAGATGGCTAAAGGCAATTCCTTTGTCAGAAATCGCCCCACTAGACCAAGCAACAAGTATTGTTACAAAATATTATTCTTATAGTCTTCCCTGGGTTTTAAATGGAATCTCAAAAAAATTAAAAAACAAAGAGCTTGTTGAAGAAGCAGAAACTATAGAGGAATTATCCATTTTAGTTGAACTTGGTTTACCAAATTTAGTAAGTGTGAAGATTTATCAATCAGGCATTAGGTCAAGATCATCCGCTAACGAAATTAGTGGATTATATGATGATGAATTATGGGATAAAAGCATCAAATTCTACAAAAATGATTTAATTAGAAATATTGAGGAATATCAAGCTTTATTATCTCCAGATGCTCACCAATGGCTTGTATTATTATCGAAATTCTCTAAAAGAGAAACTACTATTTTAAAACCAATATCCAATTTTACATTTGGTGACAACCATAAGCTTACTAACAGGTTGGCCGCAAAAAAAATTAATGGAAAACAATATTTAATAAGCCCTGACTTTAAAGTAATTGAAGAAATTAGTGAAGCAGATATAGATTTCTCTTCGGTTAATGATGTAATTGGAGTCTATTTTGATTATGATGAAGATGATGAGGTTTGGAAAATGATTAATCTAAATCCATATTTAACATTTAAGAAATGA
- a CDS encoding DUF1837 domain-containing protein has translation MTKQIDLIGNHPNVEHPLGAWLNANDIPVTATKCHRELTERNDDDDDLILWMAHKLISHHYSNFRLEQLKKKYVELGFEKYAEQNRKLPIADKVKKGNATEIILTEYIQSTLNRELIKVFKLKYNPNVDQAIKGDDTLMVDFFEQESGNDLKIYLGESKFRTTPSKEAVNEISSSLEKEKMPLSYSFLVEEIAKSNEELALKLDDFIVQDIKDKGQLIYTGLLLSNQNTSANVERNLNNDNPELIFISIGIQEPANFINLAFEKANELMANPSAL, from the coding sequence ATGACTAAACAAATTGACTTAATCGGAAACCACCCAAACGTAGAGCATCCTCTCGGAGCCTGGTTAAACGCAAATGACATTCCTGTTACAGCAACTAAGTGTCATAGAGAATTAACTGAGAGAAATGATGATGATGATGATTTGATTTTATGGATGGCACATAAATTAATAAGTCACCACTACTCGAACTTTCGGTTAGAACAACTGAAGAAAAAATATGTGGAATTAGGGTTTGAAAAATATGCTGAACAAAATAGAAAATTACCAATTGCAGACAAAGTAAAAAAAGGGAATGCAACAGAAATTATTCTTACCGAATACATACAAAGCACATTAAATCGTGAATTGATTAAAGTTTTTAAACTTAAGTACAACCCAAATGTAGATCAAGCTATTAAAGGAGATGATACATTAATGGTTGACTTCTTTGAACAAGAGAGTGGAAACGATTTAAAAATTTATTTAGGGGAATCCAAATTTAGAACTACTCCTTCAAAAGAAGCAGTTAACGAGATTTCGTCTTCATTAGAGAAAGAAAAAATGCCATTATCTTATTCTTTTTTAGTTGAGGAAATTGCCAAAAGCAATGAAGAATTAGCTTTAAAATTAGATGATTTTATTGTGCAAGACATTAAGGATAAGGGACAACTGATTTATACAGGTCTACTATTAAGTAACCAAAATACATCAGCTAATGTTGAGAGAAATCTAAATAATGATAATCCTGAACTGATTTTTATATCCATTGGAATTCAGGAACCCGCAAATTTCATCAACCTTGCCTTTGAAAAAGCAAACGAATTAATGGCTAATCCTTCTGCTTTATGA
- the fsa gene encoding fructose-6-phosphate aldolase, with protein sequence MQFFIDTANLDHIKEAYDLGVLDGVTTNPSLMAKEGITGEANIRAHYKKICDIVDDKVSAEVISTEFDAMLKEGLELAAIDPKIVVKIPMIKDGIKTIKALSDKGIRTNCTLIFSPGQAILAAKAGATYISPFIGRLDDIGFDGMNLIEQIVHIYDNYGFETEILAASVRNPLHLIKCAEVGADVVTCPLSAIIGLLKHPLTDSGLATFLADYAKGNK encoded by the coding sequence ATGCAATTTTTTATTGATACAGCAAATTTGGACCACATCAAAGAAGCCTACGACCTAGGTGTATTGGATGGAGTGACGACTAACCCATCTTTGATGGCCAAAGAAGGCATCACAGGTGAAGCAAACATCAGAGCGCATTACAAGAAAATCTGTGATATCGTAGATGACAAAGTAAGTGCGGAAGTAATCTCTACCGAATTTGATGCGATGCTCAAAGAAGGTTTGGAGCTAGCAGCGATCGATCCAAAGATCGTCGTGAAGATCCCAATGATCAAAGACGGTATCAAAACCATCAAAGCATTGAGCGACAAGGGTATCAGAACCAACTGTACACTGATCTTCAGCCCAGGACAAGCGATCCTAGCTGCTAAGGCTGGTGCGACTTATATCTCTCCATTCATCGGTAGATTGGATGATATCGGGTTTGACGGGATGAACTTGATCGAGCAGATCGTGCATATCTATGACAACTATGGTTTCGAAACAGAAATTTTGGCTGCCTCTGTACGTAACCCACTACACTTGATCAAGTGCGCTGAGGTAGGTGCTGACGTAGTGACTTGTCCATTGAGCGCAATTATCGGCTTGTTGAAACACCCATTGACTGACAGTGGATTGGCTACTTTCCTAGCGGATTACGCCAAAGGAAACAAGTAA